The Arachis duranensis cultivar V14167 chromosome 2, aradu.V14167.gnm2.J7QH, whole genome shotgun sequence genome has a window encoding:
- the LOC107475734 gene encoding geraniol 8-hydroxylase — MEYLELLLLISFVLACIHLLFSNLAMKTLKNKLPPGPKPFPIIGNILELGTHPHLSLSRLSQIYGPIMTLKLGNITTIVISSPQLAKEVLHKHDKTFCDRQTPDTLTAMDHHKVSVIWLPLRKKWRNLRRICADNLFSIQKLDSTQVLRQKKVQELLDFVKEKSEKGESLDMSNAAFITVLNFISNTFFSIDLAHYDSFKSQEFKDIVWGIMEEIGRPNVVDFFPMLRMLDPQGTRARMKRYFKKLINFFDGLVEERVQRRGLEGESNGRKDLLDSMVDLMLEDNSELSRSQVLHLLMDLFNAGIDTTSSMIEWAMAELVRNPKESKKVREELHQVLGKEQQIEESHISKLPFLRAVVKETFRLHPPAPLLLPHKSPQEDIELCGFMVPKNAQVWVNVWGMGRDSSIWTNPNEFMPQRFLESNIDFRGNDFELIPFGAGRRICPGLPLAFRSVHIVLASLLYGYDWKLPNELEAKDIDMSEKFGITLHKAQPLQIIPIKS; from the exons ATGGAGTATCTTGAACTTCTTTTGCTTATTTCTTTTGTGTTAGCATGTATTCATCTTCTATTCTCCAACTTAGCAATGAAAACACTCAAAAATAAACTTCCACCAGGGCCTAAGCCTTTTCCAATCATAGGAAACATTTTAGAACTTGGTACCCACCCTCATCTATCACTTTCTAGGCTTTCTCAAATTTATGGACCAATAATGACTCTTAAGCTTGGTAACATTACCACCATAGTTATTTCATCTCCACAATTAGCCAAAGAAGTGCTTCATAAACATGATAAAACCTTCTGTGACAGGCAAACCCCGGATACTCTTACGGCGATGGATCACCATAAAGTTTCGGTGATATGGTTGCCATTAagaaagaagtggaggaatctTAGGAGAATTTGCGCGGACAATTTGTTCTCAATTCAAAAGCTTGATTCTACGCAAGTTCTTCGGCAAAAGAAAGTCCAAGAACTTTTGGATTTTGTgaaagaaaaaagtgaaaaaggcgAATCTTTAGATATGAGTAATGCGGCTTTTATAACCGTACTTAATTTCATATCAAACACTTTCTTCTCCATAGATTTGGCTCATTACGATTCCTTCAAGTCTCAAGAGTTCAAGGACATCGTTTGGGGGATTATGGAAGAAATTGGAAGGCCTAATGTTGTGGACTTCTTTCCAATGTTGAGGATGCTTGATCCACAAGGTACACGTGCAAGAATGAAAAGGTATTTCAAAAAGTTAATTAACTTTTTTGATGGGCTTGTAGAAGAAAGAGTGCAAAGGAGAGGTTTGGAAGGAGAATCAAATGGAAGAAAAGACTTGCTAGATTCCATGGTAGATCTCATGTTGGAAGATAATTCAGAATTGAGCCGATCTCAAGTGCTGCATTTATTAATG GATTTATTTAATGCTGGAATAGACACAACAAGCAGTATGATAGAATGGGCAATGGCAGAACTTGTACGTAATCCAAAAGAATCAAAAAAAGTAAGAGAAGAgcttcatcaagttcttggAAAAGAACAACAAATTGAAGAATCACATATTTCAAAGCTTCCTTTTCTAAGAGCAGTTGTGAAAGAAACGTTTCGCTTGCACCCACCAGCTCCATTACTACTACCACACAAGTCACCACAAGAGGACATTGAACTATGTGGTTTCATGGTGCCTAAAAATGCACAAGTTTGGGTCAATGTATGGGGCATGGGAAGAGATTCAAGTATTTGGACaaacccaaatgaattcatGCCTCAAAGATTCTTGGAGAGTAATATTGATTTTAGAGGCAATGATTTTGAATTGATTCCTTTTGGAGCTGGAAGAAGAATTTGCCCTGGATTGCCATTAGCTTTTAGAAGTGTTCATATTGTGTTAGCTTCTCTTCTATATGGATATGATTGGAAACTCCCAAATGAATTAGAGGCAAAGGATATTGATATGTCTGAAAAATTTGGGATTACCTTGCACAAAGCCCAACCTCTCCAAATTATTCCCATAAAATCATAA